A part of Vespertiliibacter pulmonis genomic DNA contains:
- the prmB gene encoding 50S ribosomal protein L3 N(5)-glutamine methyltransferase encodes MFKYNLELLDDIAQSPVEQDLKTILDMMRWAYSYFNASDIYYGHGHDNAWDEANQLVLSALALPVDVPESLYQSRLTAVEKQRIIEMVQQRLGLRKPVAYLTHSAWFCGLDFYVDERVIIPRSPIGELIQQGFTGILRTEPHRILDLCTGSGCIAIACAERFPNAEIDAIDLSTDALNVAEINIDRYQMAERVFPLQSDLFNRLPQDKYDLIITNPPYVDQEDLDSMPEEFQHEPELALGSGIDGLEITKRILAQSAEYLSDNGVLVCEVGNSMVHLIEQFPTVPFNWLEFQNGGLGVFSLTREQLLAHQALFNSQ; translated from the coding sequence ATGTTTAAATATAACCTTGAATTACTTGACGATATAGCCCAATCTCCCGTTGAGCAAGATCTCAAAACCATTTTAGATATGATGCGTTGGGCATATAGTTATTTTAATGCGTCTGATATTTACTACGGACACGGGCACGACAATGCGTGGGATGAAGCTAATCAATTAGTCTTAAGCGCTTTAGCTCTGCCAGTTGATGTGCCAGAAAGTCTCTACCAATCACGTCTTACCGCTGTTGAAAAACAACGTATTATTGAAATGGTGCAACAACGCTTAGGACTACGCAAGCCTGTTGCTTATCTCACCCATAGTGCGTGGTTTTGTGGCTTAGATTTTTATGTTGATGAACGAGTAATTATTCCACGATCACCTATTGGCGAACTTATTCAGCAAGGCTTTACAGGGATTTTACGTACAGAACCTCACCGAATTTTAGATCTTTGTACAGGCAGTGGTTGTATTGCTATTGCTTGTGCTGAACGCTTTCCGAACGCAGAAATTGATGCTATTGATCTCTCAACTGATGCTCTCAATGTTGCTGAAATCAACATTGACCGCTATCAAATGGCAGAACGAGTCTTCCCGTTACAGTCAGATTTATTTAACCGATTACCACAAGATAAATATGATTTAATTATCACTAATCCACCTTATGTTGACCAAGAAGATCTTGACTCAATGCCTGAAGAATTTCAACACGAACCTGAGCTCGCTCTTGGCTCAGGCATTGATGGGCTAGAAATTACTAAACGTATTTTGGCACAATCCGCAGAATATCTGTCCGACAACGGTGTATTAGTTTGCGAAGTAGGTAACAGTATGGTTCATCTTATTGAGCAATTCCCTACCGTGCCATTTAACTGGCTTGAGTTCCAAAATGGCGGTTTGGGTGTTTTCAGCCTAACCCGAGAGCAATTACTTGCTCACCAAGCACTATTTAATTCGCAGTAA
- a CDS encoding ATP-binding protein has translation MKNLKYYGQNYVNWVLRLGKVKAALFGFFILSLSAIILQSVLSLLFTGEVPHSDIFRSIVFGLISAPFTLYFFNLVVEKLERSRIRLETSLKDLSLLREHDARLNVELDQTASFLRSFFNASPDLVFYRDDKGRFLGCNRAMELLTGKSETELINLTPHDIYSPETANLILSTDSDTFISNTGVTYEQWIRYPNGKLACFEIRKVPYYDQIKDLHCIMGFGRDVTERKRYQSVIEKNSRDKTTLMATISHELRTPLNGIIGLSQILLEGEISEQQRDYLKTINISAVSLGHIFSDIIDLEKIDSRRIELFRSEIEFSQVISNISHFANLMAGQKNIHFHIHYDQDLPHFIYVDNARLSQILWNLVSNAVKFTPAGGDIYLNVKRKDNDHFSFELRDTGIGIQKSEQRKIFAMFYQAENSQGKKAAGSGIGLAISKRIAKLMGGDLTVESELNQGSTFTLTIQANEVAPQNVVALNRHALRVLLVEDIEVNIVVAKAMLAKFGCEVDVAMSGARAFELFEENSYDLILLDIQLPDTTGFEIAQQLRKRYEEGKVDYLPLLVALTANIIQTKAEYEQQGMDDVLRKPLSLEALARCLNYYFDEGFLENSFENRPLAEFISEQDLPFDCLMLGELVDVMGVNAVLANLELFAQLMPDYLNNLQAYFQQWQQGNIDDERQRKIIVDEAHKIKGAFASVGLKRLQQIAQLAQTDNGIFWAENIEHWVAQLHHWQEDLQQATLWIKEVKNDK, from the coding sequence ATGAAAAATCTGAAATATTATGGGCAGAATTATGTAAATTGGGTCTTGCGGTTAGGTAAGGTAAAGGCTGCATTATTTGGTTTTTTCATTCTTTCGTTATCTGCAATTATTTTACAATCTGTGTTAAGTTTACTATTTACAGGGGAAGTTCCGCATAGTGATATTTTTCGTTCTATCGTATTTGGTTTAATTTCTGCCCCTTTTACCCTCTATTTTTTTAATCTAGTTGTAGAAAAATTAGAACGCTCTCGTATTCGTTTAGAAACCTCATTAAAAGATCTTTCACTTTTGCGTGAACATGATGCACGACTGAATGTTGAATTGGATCAGACAGCCTCATTTTTACGCTCATTTTTTAATGCTTCCCCTGATTTAGTTTTTTATCGTGATGATAAGGGGCGATTTTTAGGCTGTAATAGAGCAATGGAATTATTAACAGGAAAATCCGAAACAGAGCTAATAAATTTAACTCCTCACGATATTTATTCACCTGAAACAGCTAATTTAATTTTATCAACGGACAGCGACACTTTCATTAGTAATACGGGTGTTACTTATGAGCAGTGGATTCGCTATCCAAATGGTAAATTAGCCTGTTTTGAAATTCGTAAAGTGCCGTATTACGATCAGATAAAAGATCTACACTGTATTATGGGCTTTGGACGAGATGTTACCGAACGCAAACGTTATCAATCTGTGATAGAGAAAAATAGTCGAGATAAAACAACATTAATGGCAACGATCAGCCACGAATTACGAACGCCGTTAAATGGAATTATTGGTTTAAGTCAGATTCTACTAGAAGGCGAAATATCCGAACAACAACGAGATTATTTAAAAACCATTAACATTAGTGCTGTGTCTTTAGGGCATATCTTTAGCGATATTATTGACTTAGAAAAAATAGACAGTCGGCGGATTGAGTTATTTCGTTCGGAAATAGAGTTTTCACAGGTGATTAGCAATATTAGTCATTTTGCGAATTTAATGGCGGGACAGAAGAATATCCATTTTCATATCCATTATGATCAAGACTTACCGCATTTTATTTATGTTGATAATGCCCGTTTAAGCCAAATCTTATGGAATTTGGTCAGTAATGCCGTCAAATTTACTCCCGCAGGGGGAGATATTTATCTAAATGTAAAACGTAAGGATAATGATCATTTCAGTTTTGAACTACGAGATACAGGCATTGGTATTCAAAAAAGTGAACAGCGTAAAATTTTTGCGATGTTCTACCAAGCAGAAAATAGTCAAGGTAAAAAAGCCGCAGGTAGTGGCATTGGGTTAGCCATTTCAAAGCGGATTGCTAAACTAATGGGGGGAGATTTAACGGTTGAGAGCGAATTAAACCAAGGCTCAACTTTTACTTTGACCATTCAAGCCAATGAAGTTGCACCACAAAATGTGGTAGCGTTAAATCGGCACGCATTGCGAGTGTTGTTAGTAGAAGATATTGAAGTCAATATAGTTGTTGCTAAGGCTATGTTGGCTAAATTTGGGTGTGAAGTTGATGTGGCAATGAGTGGTGCAAGGGCTTTTGAGCTATTTGAGGAAAATAGTTATGATTTAATTTTATTGGATATTCAATTACCTGATACAACAGGATTTGAAATTGCACAGCAACTACGAAAACGTTATGAAGAAGGAAAGGTCGATTATTTACCGCTATTGGTCGCATTGACCGCAAATATTATTCAAACTAAAGCTGAATATGAACAGCAAGGTATGGACGATGTATTACGTAAGCCTCTTTCACTAGAAGCATTAGCGAGATGCTTAAATTATTATTTTGATGAGGGATTTTTGGAAAATTCTTTTGAAAATCGACCGCTTGCTGAATTTATTTCCGAGCAGGATTTACCTTTTGACTGTTTAATGCTTGGTGAACTCGTAGATGTAATGGGGGTAAATGCCGTGTTAGCAAATTTAGAGCTTTTTGCGCAACTAATGCCTGATTATCTCAATAATTTGCAGGCTTATTTTCAGCAGTGGCAACAAGGAAACATAGATGATGAACGGCAGCGAAAAATCATTGTAGACGAGGCTCATAAAATTAAAGGTGCATTTGCTTCAGTTGGATTAAAACGATTGCAACAGATTGCTCAACTTGCTCAAACAGATAATGGCATTTTCTGGGCAGAGAATATTGAACATTGGGTAGCACAATTACATCATTGGCAGGAAGATTTACAACAGGCAACTTTATGGATAAAAGAGGTAAAAAATGACAAATAA
- a CDS encoding SDR family oxidoreductase, which yields MTNNKVWLVTGASSGLGLTTVKTLLAQGYRVAATTRDVEKLKIAVGYSGENFLPITMKITDEIDIQRGIADILSTFGRIDVTVNNAGYIQVGAIEELSDKEIRDNFDINVFGMMNVIRAVMAVYRQQKSGRFLNISSISGSTTAPGQAIYSATKAAVIMLSEAVDYEGRDFNVRSIAVCPGGLRTNFLGGSARFPEHPLNEYSSVRQYEQAYRGLHQNQSGDPEKAAAALIELAEAENPPLRIYLGADSFGGAVRKNQEIMQEMQEWQPLSLSTRYDS from the coding sequence ATGACAAATAATAAAGTATGGTTAGTTACGGGGGCTTCCAGTGGCTTAGGTTTAACAACGGTTAAGACATTACTTGCACAGGGTTACCGTGTGGCAGCTACTACAAGAGATGTTGAAAAATTGAAAATTGCTGTAGGCTATTCAGGCGAGAATTTTTTACCAATTACAATGAAAATCACAGATGAAATTGATATTCAGCGTGGTATAGCTGATATTTTAAGTACATTTGGTCGAATTGATGTAACAGTAAATAATGCGGGTTATATCCAAGTTGGAGCTATTGAAGAGCTTTCAGACAAAGAAATACGTGATAATTTCGATATTAATGTATTCGGTATGATGAATGTTATTCGAGCAGTGATGGCAGTTTATCGCCAGCAAAAGAGCGGTCGTTTTCTCAATATATCTTCAATTTCGGGAAGTACAACTGCACCTGGACAAGCAATTTATAGTGCAACGAAAGCCGCTGTTATTATGTTAAGTGAAGCCGTGGATTATGAAGGCAGAGATTTTAATGTGCGTTCTATTGCAGTTTGTCCGGGAGGACTACGCACAAATTTCCTTGGAGGTTCGGCTCGTTTCCCGGAACATCCGTTAAATGAGTATAGTAGTGTTCGTCAATATGAGCAAGCATATCGTGGTTTACATCAAAATCAAAGTGGTGATCCTGAGAAAGCAGCAGCGGCATTGATTGAGTTAGCAGAAGCAGAAAATCCACCACTTCGTATCTATTTAGGTGCGGATAGTTTTGGTGGGGCTGTTCGTAAGAACCAAGAAATAATGCAAGAAATGCAAGAGTGGCAACCGCTGTCGTTAAGCACTCGTTATGATAGTTAA
- a CDS encoding EamA/RhaT family transporter: MLELVLAILCSVSVGALIKIAHQKEIKIAQSIAVNYLVAVAFCYFLLKPDFKGQTVVDIVSNNPSSYLFFALGILLPTVFLIQAKAIELAGIVRTDAVQRLSLFLPILAAFTLFGEAVTSHKLFALVLAFIALGFLLWKSQSEMAKVNKIVFLILLLVWIGFGVIDILFKQMAKTGEAFSLTLLITFISAGCVMFITLLLKRTQWHIPSVLVGLLLGTLNFGNILFYLKAHQAMKDDPTLVFTGMNLGVICLGTLVGALLFKERVHKANYMGVCVAIIAIICLFYWR; this comes from the coding sequence ATGTTAGAACTTGTTTTAGCTATTTTATGTAGTGTATCTGTTGGTGCATTGATAAAAATAGCTCATCAAAAAGAGATCAAGATTGCACAGAGTATTGCAGTCAATTATTTAGTTGCTGTTGCATTCTGTTATTTTTTATTGAAACCCGATTTCAAAGGGCAAACAGTCGTTGATATTGTGAGTAATAACCCATCTTCTTATCTCTTTTTCGCATTGGGCATTTTATTACCTACGGTTTTTTTAATTCAAGCGAAAGCTATTGAATTAGCAGGTATTGTGCGTACTGATGCTGTACAACGGCTCTCATTATTTTTGCCTATTCTAGCGGCTTTTACTTTGTTTGGAGAAGCGGTAACTTCCCATAAATTATTTGCATTAGTTTTGGCATTTATTGCATTAGGATTTTTATTGTGGAAAAGCCAGAGCGAAATGGCAAAAGTAAATAAAATAGTATTTTTAATTTTACTGTTGGTCTGGATTGGATTTGGAGTCATTGACATTTTATTTAAACAAATGGCAAAAACAGGCGAAGCATTTTCTTTAACCCTATTGATTACCTTTATTAGTGCAGGTTGTGTAATGTTTATTACTTTATTATTAAAGCGTACACAATGGCATATTCCTAGTGTGTTAGTTGGTTTGCTATTAGGAACATTGAACTTTGGTAATATTCTATTTTATTTAAAAGCACATCAAGCGATGAAAGATGACCCCACTCTTGTATTTACAGGAATGAATTTAGGAGTGATTTGTTTAGGAACGTTAGTTGGAGCATTGTTATTCAAAGAAAGAGTGCATAAAGCCAACTATATGGGGGTGTGTGTAGCGATTATCGCAATTATTTGTCTATTTTATTGGCGATAA
- the smrB gene encoding endonuclease SmrB — protein MKEQDDDVALFQNAIKGTKKIEQNTFVPKTVLGKKISEVREQKEHADTLFYFSDEYEPLLAEENEKVRYRREDVDPYILKQLRRGDFHPELFLDLHGLTREQAKKELASLILACERENVHCASIMTGYGTRALKNQIPRWLVQHPKVLALHQAPREWGGDAAILILIEQVRNNEEFRR, from the coding sequence ATGAAAGAACAAGATGATGATGTAGCATTATTTCAAAATGCAATAAAAGGCACAAAAAAAATTGAGCAGAATACTTTTGTACCTAAAACAGTACTAGGAAAAAAGATTAGTGAAGTTCGGGAACAAAAAGAACACGCCGATACGTTATTCTATTTTTCTGATGAATATGAACCGCTTTTAGCTGAAGAGAATGAAAAAGTGCGTTATCGTCGTGAAGATGTTGATCCTTATATTCTCAAACAATTACGCCGTGGAGATTTTCACCCTGAGCTTTTTTTAGATCTACACGGACTAACCCGTGAACAAGCCAAAAAAGAGCTAGCAAGTTTAATCTTAGCCTGTGAGCGTGAAAATGTGCATTGTGCAAGTATTATGACAGGATACGGCACACGAGCTTTGAAAAATCAAATTCCTCGTTGGCTTGTTCAGCACCCTAAAGTGTTAGCTTTACACCAAGCACCAAGGGAGTGGGGGGGGGATGCAGCTATTTTAATCCTTATTGAGCAAGTTCGTAATAATGAGGAGTTTCGCCGTTAA
- a CDS encoding anhydro-N-acetylmuramic acid kinase, with protein MTNNRVNLTACNPSLYIGVMSGTSLDGVDIALMDFSQSPKLLKAEVMPIPEDLRGELSQLVKSGEVTLQKLGELDHRLGLLYANSINQFLKKHNVLPENIRAIGCHGQTIWHAPQGYFPFTMQLGDMNLVAAKTRITVVGDFRRKDMAFGGQGAPLVPAFHQALFADPKRIVAVVNIGGISNVSLLIPNQNVIGYDIGAGNTLLDSWIEKHQGKPFDKDAEWAKQGNMKRELLAELLDDPFFTLLPPKSTGREQFNLSWLEKKLAKVTACNGEVLQAVDVQTTLVEFTAQSIANDLTKIVSQLNLPCLLLVCGGGARNPLLMERIKALMPNWSVSTTTQYGINADDVESAAFAWLAYQRMNSLAGNVPSVTGATQAVSLGAIFPYP; from the coding sequence ATGACAAATAATCGTGTTAATCTCACCGCTTGTAATCCTTCGCTTTATATTGGTGTAATGTCTGGAACGAGCCTTGATGGAGTCGATATTGCGTTAATGGATTTTAGCCAATCACCAAAATTATTGAAGGCAGAAGTGATGCCAATACCAGAAGATCTACGAGGTGAACTCTCCCAATTAGTTAAATCAGGTGAAGTAACTTTACAAAAATTAGGTGAGCTTGATCATCGTTTAGGTCTTCTCTACGCTAATAGCATTAACCAGTTTCTTAAAAAGCATAATGTGCTACCCGAGAACATTCGAGCTATTGGTTGCCACGGACAAACAATTTGGCACGCACCACAGGGATATTTTCCTTTTACAATGCAATTAGGTGATATGAATCTGGTTGCGGCAAAAACGAGAATTACCGTTGTTGGCGATTTTCGTCGTAAAGATATGGCATTTGGCGGTCAAGGAGCTCCGCTTGTACCTGCTTTTCATCAAGCATTATTCGCTGATCCAAAACGGATTGTTGCAGTGGTAAATATTGGTGGGATAAGTAATGTATCATTATTGATCCCTAACCAAAATGTAATTGGCTATGATATTGGGGCTGGCAATACGTTATTAGACAGTTGGATCGAAAAGCATCAGGGAAAGCCGTTTGATAAAGATGCAGAATGGGCAAAGCAGGGCAATATGAAACGTGAATTATTAGCGGAACTGTTAGATGATCCTTTTTTCACACTGTTACCACCTAAAAGTACAGGACGTGAGCAGTTTAATTTGTCGTGGCTCGAAAAAAAACTTGCTAAAGTTACCGCTTGTAATGGCGAAGTGTTACAGGCCGTTGATGTACAAACTACTTTAGTGGAATTTACTGCTCAAAGTATTGCAAATGATTTAACAAAAATAGTTAGTCAGCTGAATTTACCTTGTTTATTGCTTGTTTGTGGTGGAGGGGCAAGAAATCCGTTATTGATGGAACGAATAAAAGCGTTGATGCCAAATTGGTCTGTTAGTACAACTACTCAATATGGTATAAATGCAGATGATGTGGAATCTGCAGCGTTTGCGTGGTTAGCTTATCAACGTATGAATAGCTTAGCAGGGAATGTGCCAAGTGTTACAGGTGCGACACAAGCGGTCAGTTTAGGGGCAATTTTTCCTTACCCTTAA
- the ppc gene encoding phosphoenolpyruvate carboxylase — MHHQYESMRNNIHMLGDFLGETICDAQGSDILALIENIRKLSRASRGGDDTARKQLLDILSTISTENVIPVARAFSHFLNLTNIAEQYQTISRHNQDHSLSERSLGALFARLKAQQMPVGRVLEAIDKLLIDLVLTAHPTEVTRRSLVHKHVEINRCLSLLEHDDLTEQESTKYKRRLLQLIALAWHTNEIRTQRPTPVDEAKWGMAVIENSLWHAVPEFCRQINFHLEKHFGVQYSVSLSSVRFSSWMGGDRDGNPFVTAETTRQVLLMNRWKAAELFLNDIRNLTEELSVVQCTPEFREKYGGNLEPYRAVMRSLRTKLIKTVTYYGELLEGKPSTIHLQEILTQDEQLWQPLYDCYQSLIQCGVRIIANGGLLDCLRRVRCFGLGLTRLDIRQESSRHTMAIAEITRYIGLGDYAQWSEKEKQTFLIQELRSHRPLIPTNWQPSAETAEILATAQIIAKQPEGAISAYIISMAREASDVLAVHLLLKEMGCTQKIPVSPLFETLDDLNRCEKVMSELFEMDWYREIIDHQQMIMIGYSDSAKDAGMLAASWAQYRAQEALVNLCKKFDIELTLFHGRGGTIGRGGAPAHAALLSQPPGSLKNGLRVTEQGEMIRFKLGLPAVAIESLDLYASAILEANLFPPPEPKPQWREIMDQSADISCQCYRHIVRDEPNFVPYFRSATPELELSKLPLGSRPAKRNPNGGVESLRAIPWIFAWMQNRLMLPAWLGAGQALQQLIEQGNYPLLKEMCEQWPFFSTRIGMLEMVFSKTDLWLAEHYDQRLVAQQLHYLGNTLRSQLQKDIKTVLSLAHEGQLMADLPWIADSIALRNIYTDPLNLLQVELLYRLRKQGEITDPALEQALMITITGIAAGMRNTG; from the coding sequence ATGCATCATCAATATGAATCAATGCGAAATAACATTCATATGTTAGGCGATTTTCTAGGGGAAACTATTTGCGATGCGCAAGGGAGCGATATTTTAGCGTTAATCGAAAATATTCGTAAACTTTCACGAGCATCTCGTGGCGGAGATGACACCGCCAGAAAACAATTACTCGATATTTTATCGACCATTTCAACCGAAAACGTCATTCCTGTTGCTCGAGCATTTAGCCATTTTCTTAATCTCACTAATATTGCTGAACAGTACCAAACTATTTCCCGTCATAATCAAGATCATTCATTAAGTGAACGATCGCTCGGAGCACTTTTTGCACGGTTAAAAGCACAACAAATGCCCGTAGGTAGAGTGCTAGAAGCCATTGATAAGTTGCTGATTGATCTTGTTCTAACCGCTCACCCAACAGAAGTTACTCGCCGTTCCTTAGTCCATAAACATGTTGAGATTAACCGTTGCCTGAGCCTACTTGAACACGATGATTTAACTGAACAGGAAAGCACCAAATACAAACGCCGTTTATTGCAACTAATTGCATTAGCATGGCATACAAATGAAATTCGAACCCAACGCCCAACGCCAGTCGATGAAGCCAAATGGGGAATGGCAGTAATTGAAAATAGTTTATGGCACGCTGTGCCTGAATTTTGTCGTCAAATCAATTTTCATTTAGAAAAACACTTCGGCGTGCAGTATTCGGTCTCGCTTTCTTCGGTGCGTTTTTCTTCATGGATGGGCGGAGATAGAGATGGTAACCCATTCGTTACTGCTGAAACAACTCGCCAAGTGCTACTGATGAACCGCTGGAAAGCCGCAGAACTATTTTTAAATGATATTCGAAATTTAACGGAAGAACTTTCCGTTGTGCAATGTACTCCTGAATTTCGAGAAAAATATGGCGGCAATTTAGAGCCCTACCGAGCAGTTATGCGATCTCTACGCACAAAATTGATCAAAACGGTTACCTATTACGGTGAATTGCTCGAAGGAAAACCTTCTACTATTCATTTACAAGAAATTTTGACACAAGATGAACAACTTTGGCAGCCTCTCTATGATTGCTACCAATCTTTAATACAATGTGGCGTGCGGATTATCGCTAATGGAGGATTATTAGATTGCCTGCGCCGAGTTCGTTGCTTTGGCTTAGGTCTAACTCGTTTAGACATCCGCCAAGAAAGCTCCCGACATACAATGGCGATTGCAGAAATTACTCGCTATATTGGCTTAGGCGACTACGCCCAATGGTCTGAAAAAGAGAAACAGACCTTTTTAATTCAAGAACTCCGCTCGCACCGCCCTTTAATCCCAACCAACTGGCAACCTAGTGCTGAAACAGCAGAGATTTTAGCAACAGCTCAAATCATTGCCAAACAACCAGAAGGTGCAATTTCTGCCTACATTATCTCAATGGCTCGTGAGGCCTCCGATGTGCTTGCCGTTCATCTATTACTCAAGGAAATGGGCTGTACTCAAAAAATTCCTGTATCTCCCTTATTTGAAACATTAGATGATCTCAACCGCTGTGAAAAAGTGATGAGTGAACTCTTTGAGATGGATTGGTATCGTGAAATCATTGATCACCAACAAATGATCATGATCGGCTACTCCGATTCAGCGAAAGATGCGGGTATGTTAGCGGCGTCTTGGGCACAATATCGAGCACAAGAAGCCTTAGTTAATCTCTGCAAAAAATTTGATATTGAACTTACGCTCTTTCACGGGCGTGGAGGTACAATTGGACGTGGCGGCGCACCTGCTCACGCTGCTCTACTTTCTCAGCCTCCTGGGTCATTAAAAAATGGTTTACGAGTAACCGAGCAAGGCGAAATGATTCGCTTTAAACTTGGTCTACCAGCTGTTGCCATTGAAAGCTTAGATCTTTACGCCAGTGCGATACTTGAAGCAAATCTTTTCCCGCCACCAGAACCAAAACCGCAATGGCGTGAAATAATGGATCAAAGTGCAGATATTTCCTGCCAATGCTATCGTCATATAGTACGAGATGAACCTAACTTCGTACCTTATTTCCGCAGTGCTACCCCTGAACTAGAATTATCAAAATTACCTTTAGGCTCTCGCCCTGCCAAACGTAACCCGAATGGCGGTGTTGAAAGTTTAAGAGCAATTCCGTGGATATTTGCCTGGATGCAAAACCGCTTAATGCTGCCTGCGTGGTTAGGTGCTGGTCAAGCGTTACAACAATTAATTGAACAAGGAAATTATCCCCTATTGAAAGAGATGTGCGAACAATGGCCATTTTTCTCTACCCGTATTGGTATGTTAGAAATGGTCTTCAGCAAAACTGATTTATGGCTTGCCGAACATTACGATCAACGTCTCGTGGCACAGCAACTACACTATTTAGGTAACACCTTACGTAGCCAACTACAAAAGGATATCAAAACCGTTTTATCTCTCGCTCACGAAGGACAATTAATGGCGGATCTTCCATGGATTGCAGATTCTATCGCCTTACGCAATATTTATACCGACCCGCTCAATCTTCTGCAAGTTGAACTTCTATACCGCTTACGTAAACAAGGAGAAATAACCGATCCAGCTCTTGAACAGGCTTTAATGATTACCATTACAGGTATTGCTGCGGGAATGAGGAATACCGGCTGA